Within Pelistega ratti, the genomic segment TGCATAAAACAATCCCATTTACACATAGATTATTACTTTTAAGATGTCTGTTTTATTCATACGCCTGAAATATATTTACGTTAATCTACATCTTATTGATATGTGATTAGCTTCTCCAATAATTATTTTTACAAAGGAACTTTTTATGAAATTATTAACTCGTTTACGTGATGAATTTTCTTCACAAATTATCGCTCATACAACTGGTTCAACCATCAGTAAAGTACAGCGAAATGCTAAAGTCGCTTCTGCATTATTATCAAAAGCGACCAAAGTAAGTGCTAGTACCAAAAATTAATTTAGGCTAATTGGTGTAAACCCATTTCCCAAAAAGCCACTTCCATTCGAGTGGCAGTTTTAAATATATCAATCAGCTTATCTTGTTGTGCAGGTGTCAATCCAGACACCATGCACTCAAATTGTTGCTTAGCAATCTCAACAGCTTCTGTGTATTCTTTACTACTATACATCGCTATCCAAGGATAATAAGGATTATTTTCCTCAATGGTAAAAGGCTGTGCCAACAACCATTCTACTGTTTCAGCGTAACCAACTAAGCAAGGCATCAATGCCGTATATAACTCTGGCAAAGAACCACTCAAACCACAATCTAACACATACCGTGTATAAGCTACGCAAGCACTGGATTCTGGTTCTTGCAAAAGCTGCTCCTCTGTAATGCCCCATTCTTTACAATAATCAATATGTAGCCCAATTTCCGTATCTAATAGTGCATTAATACCTGTTTGGGCATAACGCATTTGAGCAAAAGAATGACTTTTATAAATCGCTAATCCCCACGCTCGAGTAAAGTGCAATAAAAATAAATAATCTTGTTTTAAATAATGCTGAAAGCTTTCTTTTTCTAGCGTACCTTTTGCTAGCAAACGAACAAACTCATGTTGTGTATAGGCTTGCCACTCTTGTTTAGCAGCTAATTTTAATTGTTCAAAAAACATCATACTCTCCTGATCATTATCTCATTCGGTGTAATGCATATTTTTACCACAACATGGAAGGATAAGACAATTTTTTACTTATTCTATGTTGAA encodes:
- the tenA gene encoding thiaminase II, coding for MMFFEQLKLAAKQEWQAYTQHEFVRLLAKGTLEKESFQHYLKQDYLFLLHFTRAWGLAIYKSHSFAQMRYAQTGINALLDTEIGLHIDYCKEWGITEEQLLQEPESSACVAYTRYVLDCGLSGSLPELYTALMPCLVGYAETVEWLLAQPFTIEENNPYYPWIAMYSSKEYTEAVEIAKQQFECMVSGLTPAQQDKLIDIFKTATRMEVAFWEMGLHQLA